In Lineus longissimus chromosome 5, tnLinLong1.2, whole genome shotgun sequence, the genomic stretch CTGGCACGAGGAACTAGCCAGTTACTATGAGTTCTATTCCCAAGGAGATCCAGTCCATCTGACGAGGCAAGCACTACCATACCATCTACTGGAGGCAGGATTAAACAAGAGGTAAACGCAGTGTCTCCCAGCATAATTGCAAAATATACCTACATTGTATAAACCGTATCTTATCTCTCAAGAACCATCCACCAACCCTGTgcaaaagaaatcaacaaaaagATGAGAAGAAACCCCAACAGAACTCTCCAAGGACCTGATCTCGACTGGAAGACGAATTCATCACCTCTCAAGCATGAGGCTCATGCTAGACCACTGGTGCACTGGTTTGCTTCGGAGTCTGACTCATAACCTAATGATCATTTGTTCCATTCCAAGGCTAAAATTAGTTTTTCAGACCATTTCAAGGCAAAAGTAAGTTTTTCAAAGACCTCCATGGAATATTCTCTACAGTTCTGGTATATACAAGCTGATCCCATTCCAAGTCTTTAATCAAACAATCTCTCTTATCTTCAGGCTTGTTGAGTTTTACCGTAAAAACCAATTCATGGCCTCTATATATCAAAGACGACAACAGTTGCAGGTATGAATACATTGAAGATTGAGCGTCAAAAAGAAATACCAACTTACATAACTTTTTGTTAAgttaaatattgaaaaattgaaataaagaaCAACTTAGAAAGCCTTTTAAAATATCCCCTTCAAACTTTTATATCATCACGTACTACATTTTTTCAGCAAATCCGTTGCAAGAACATTGCCATACAAAAAGCAAGCAAGAAGGCCCAGTATTGTACATTCTGTTCCATGAATGTCCAGGGCAAGTGCATCATCTGCGGAATGCACCTTCACAAAGCTATGGAGAAGGAGGCCTGGTTGTGCCACATGCATCAGTTCCATGGCGGAAAGGGAATGGACAAATGCTCCATCTGTGGCCGGATTCAGTCCAATAACATGCTGAAGGGTGAAGTACACATGTGTGTTTTCTGTCACACTGGAACCTTCATGAATCGATGTGCTGCTTTTGAGATGTGAATAGGACACAGTGAATCTACAATGTGTGCAGTGTGTGGTTTACATCTAGGTTGATGTCCTCAAAAGCAAAATCCTACAGGAAACACAGCCTACCTCTCTAAATTGCCATCTTTTGGAACTACAAATCCCTAGCTTTACTTTAACTTGAGAGTTTCATAGTTAGTAAAGCACAGGAATGGATTGTTCAGCTGCTTACTGTGTTGTGGCTTAAAACTGATCGGTCGTGCATTAAGAAGTTCCGCTGCCTTTTTTTCCATTATAGCTCCTGCAATCAAAATGCGAAACAACTCATAAAAACCCTTAAAATGATCAAACCTTGATGcatcaaatcaatattttctaTCAATTCAACTTGGTGATTCAGTGTATAGATTAGTCATTAAAATGCCATTGATGCAACTTTCACAGATCCTTATCAAAGTGAGTTGGATTTTTTCTCCAGGGTGATTCTGCTTTCTaaagaatgaaaaaaaccttcctacatgtacctgtacatAATAAAATCTTTTCCTTGGCCATGTATCTTATAGTCCTACACGTCTTCTCTAAGCACTCCTCATTCAAGAATGGTGGGTCAGCGACAACAATATCAAATGCATGTGCAAAATCTTTTGGCAAGTTCAAGGGGTCATTGTAGTCGTAAAATAGAAACTCATTGCCAAACTTTTTGAATCGTTTATCATACTCGAGGATGACCGCGGTCCATGTCCGTTCTCCGGCTAGATCGATAAGCTTTTTGTAAAGTGTAGGACAACTTATGCAGGCAATCCTGGAAGTAAATTTTAATATTTGAATCttttcacaaaatgaaataatgattGGTAATTTGCCAAtgaaactgctctttcaataaaGAATATCAGGTACCTTAACTTATTGCTGTTTATGTCAGTTTCACTGTAAGCTGTGTCCCTTGTAACTCGCAAAGTCTCTCCTGGGACAAGTATATAAAAGAACCCACCCAGAAGCTCAAACTGTAACCTGTTTCTGGTGGCCTAACATACCTGCCTCCCTCCCCTGCTGCTGCAATTGCCTCTTCTGCCAATTTCAAAGCTGTTTCCTCAGTGTACCAAAACTGACTGAGTTGCTGAAAGATAAGGCACTTTCAAATAAACTGTGGTCATAGTTCAGAAGAGCAACCACAAAATGAGGTACGAGGTATCACTGTTTATTATCAGTATCACCAGCTGCAATCACGATTGGAAGGGTCAATAAGATCATTTACAATTCCTAATGCATACAGTTTATAAAAGCGATATCAAAATTTGATGCAATTCTGACACCTCCTTTTACTTGAAACAACCAAAACTTGAATGAAATGACGTAATCTGTGTAGAACTATGGTGGACCTGCCCCTGTAAATGTGATTATTGGGAAGCAGCACCGTCCCGATATGGTGCAAATCCTCTTATGTTACCCATACCCAATCCTCCTGtggcatggctgccatctccgGTGCTGCCTCCTGCTCTGCCTGCACAGCTTGCTCAATCATAAACTCTTGGAGGGCGGCAAGAGTATGGGCTGACAGCTGCGGgcggtcatcatcatcgctatCCCCATCCATCACACAGCTGGTTTAATCTCTTAAAAGAGAATACAGTGCATCCCATAAGGTCAAGTTTTTTACCACTGCCAGTACTGGTATGCGATGGCATTTAGACCACATCCACTCCAGGGGCAGGGGCCGGCGAGGGGGTATCCAGCAGCTGCTGGCAGTGGACATTTTTCTTGACTCTTGCTTCGCACTGCTACAGCTTAAAAGAGCTGTGGTAcagcctagaagcagtgtcatcactggcgaaatcgaccaaagtttgtgagggaccgagtccaaaaatagatctgtttacacacaaaTGGCAATGATATATTGcaacgggtcattgtcggacgtcagttcgccaagaaaaccaaaggaattgaaggattcattgaactcatcaacacattaTTAGTTTTtagtgaagttcaactgtattcctagccAAATTAATTTGGTattagagagtaagattacaattaactgactttaaagtttgagttccgaggaggtagcgttgtcagttgGTTTAACTTTAGGGGCGCAatcacctagcttatagcgagcaattagtacactaaaaTTTCAGTGATGGACGTACAATATGCGTATATTACggtaatagttgcaagtatttggcattttagagtcATACTTCGTGTTAAAATAACTATGTTGTAAACATAAtactcaaaattgattcatgaaaagggcgatagggcaatatcaagcaaacagtaatggaaaaaagtgtaattccattaactgaatattgtgtTTAgacactattacatgtattggcCTAATTTTCCGTATACCACGAGAATAATGTATGTGAAAATAGACTAAACAAATGCTTGGTCAGACCGGTGGTCTATGTACTACAGTCCGTGAGCGCTGACAGTGGCGCGGCCTGCGGATACGATCGAGAGGGCAGTTTGGGGTTCCGAAGATGGTGCTCGCATgaattggtcgtatccccgaaacctttacaaaactgaaaatctcgtggcatccatggCATCCAATGATGGTAACACTCGTGGCACCCGTCTCCGGCGAAGTTGACGGCGAAGAGAACTGTAAATCttgtggcatccaatgacggtaaaatatatatctatatgtatattttagttttatactatgacagtgatgaaaagaaaatgagTGTCAAACGGATTACTCTGCTCATAGGAAAACAAACGGTAATGCAATTTTGCAATGAATACAAGATCACTTGCGCTTTGTCACTTGTGTTCATCAGTGAAAGTAGGCTACCTGTGATAAAATGTACAggaaagtttgaagtctgtatCACCAAATCTCACTGCAGGTGGATTGCACAAATCTTAAGACGAGTGTAAATGTGTTTCTTGAACAAGTGTGAAGAATAAAGAAACTTGTTTGATGTATTTAGCCTCTTGTTTTCCTCTCCTGCCATGCCTGCAGACTGTAGTTAAGCCCATGTTGCCAAGCTGTTAAATTTGCTGCACCACCAGACCATTTTATCTCAGTCATAGCctaagacacacttctgtctcAACCTTGGAAAAACTCACCCATGCCCTGCTGTGAAAttaccattctgtctcagtcacaacATTGGTCCAGGGCGTGTTTCAGACAAAGACGCACTtgaactgtcacaaccttggactaacttgctccgtgatgcctagctcggacccttggtgcactacctgaccattttGTCTCGgccacagtctgggaccaggacgtgtattggacaaagacacacttctggcacaaccttggactaacttgctccgtgatgcctagctcggacccttggtgcactacctgaccattctgtctcagtcacagtctgggaccaggacatgtattggtcaaagacacacttctgtcacaaccttggactaactggctccgtgatgcctagctcggacccttggtgcacaaCCTGACCAttattctgtctcagtcacagtctggtccAGGACAcgtgtattggacaaagacacacttctgtcacaaccttggactaactcgctccatGATGaatagctcggacccttggtgcactacctgaccattctgtctcagtcacagtctgggaccaggacatgtattggtcaaagacacacttctgtcacaaccttggactaactggctccgtgatgcctagctcggacccttggtgcacaaCCTGACCattctcagtcacagtctgggccaggacatgtattggaagacacacttctgtcaaaaccttggactaactggctccgtgatgcctagctcggacccttggtgcactacctgaccattctcagtcacagtctgggaccaggacatgtattggtcaaagacacacttctatcacaaccttggactaactcgctccgtgatgcctagctctgacctttggtgcactacctgaccattctgtctcaatcatagtctgggaccaggacatgtattggtcaaagacacacttctgtcacaaccttggactaactggttccgtgatgcctagctcggacccttggtgcacaaCCTGACCATTATTCTGTCTCaatcacagtctgggaccaggacatgtattggtcaaagacacacttctgtcacaaccttggactaactggttccgtgatgcctagctcggacccttggtgcacaaCCTGACCATTCTCAATCACAGTCTGGGCCAGGACATTggaagacacacttctgtcaaaaTGTATTTGAGTTGTCTCAATTGAAAAGTGTACTTTGATTTATGAGTTACTCTATTTTGATACAActttatattttgaaatgaaccTGTAATTTTTGCAACCATGTGATGTTCAGAAGATCAATAtagaagaaaattgtaaaagatTATTCTTGCCTTTGCTTTTCTGTGTTGTCTTCAGTTGTTAGAGTTCTGTCAGGGGATGGAGGTTGTGACAACTTCACAACCGATTACCCAACCAAAGTGTCATTGTCTTTCTGAGGACAAGTAGCACACAGAGGCAGAATTAGCTCTgtgacagccacaaccagggaGGAGACCTTACAAATTATATCTTGCTTCATCATTTGCGGCCAGATATCGCCGGATGCTTTTCTGCACAAGGAAGTTGCTATACATGACAACCGGATACCGACTTCCCAAGGGCCAGCTCGGGTAAACATCTCATGGATCTTGGTCTTTCCAACATTAGCACATATATTGTCCCTTTTCGTTATCAGAAGATGGAACTTTATCACCGTTTGATTCGTCTGCTCGGTTGTCTATTCGCCTGAAGATACCAGTGCAATCGCCAAGAGCGTAAAGACATGAAGACAGACAGGATTAGGCCTACTAATAGCACTGAACGACATTGGTGTTGGGGACAGTTTGCACCTTCAAATAGAGACTCTGGATGTGTAAGATCGGACAGAGCTCCGAGGAGTTTTACATATTTCGTAAGGCAGGTGACCTGTCTAAGGGCGAGTTTGATACCCCGAGTACGGCTAATGAAAAAGATCATGTTTAAAGACATAAGAGTTGGTTTAATGATAACAATCTTGTTGTTTGCGCATTCGATGAGACCTTGGTATGATTAGAGAACTGGTTTAAACCTATGTCCAAAAATGATATTTGTAGGTCTAATTTGATGGTGACCAAGAAAGTGGTCCAGTCACCAGTcagacaaatgaaatgaaatttattggccaaaacacaatctttgcatATAAGGCACGAAACAGGATtccgttttgcgagttgttgctacTTCAGGTTGtaccgtcgtcgtcgtcgttccACGCGCGCCATTGGTAGGCCTAATACGTTATCTCATTAGCTACCCAGTTTTAGGTTGGAAGACCGGAGTATTTTATCACGAGCCTTCAGTTTTGGCTTGGCCACGTTGTTCGCAGATAGCCCTCGACCCGTCCGCCTCAGCagtatagtaggcctaccccaCATTGACaactgaggacaggttgtgcctttgAGACCGATTGTTCATGTCTTCACACTCTTGGCGACCGCACTGGTATCCTCTGGCGAATAGACAACCGAGCAGACGAATCAAACGGTGATAAAGTCCCATTTGTGATACTGGGACAGCATTTTAACGCCCGTTGCAGAAGAgacaagctgatgacagtagctgctacaatgtcccaGGTCTGAATAatagttaccagccggctttACTCGTCctagaccctgtcacaaccaagaccaTGACAGCAGCTGTCACCATGCTGATGTTGAATTCATGTTGAGTTTACCACGGCGAATCCAAGATCTTGATCGTTAGGGGTAGCTAGGCCCCTGTGCCTCCATTAAGTCTTCACAAGCATGGCGAGATGCAGTGGGGCCTGGTGTGCATGTCGTTTTGAGCACAGCGAGAGGTAGTAGGCCCAGATAAATTTTGCTGAATGCGAATATCTTCCAGAACATTGCGAGATGCTAGCTTAGACGAAGTCCCTGTACTGGAATGACGTCCAGCTTATGCATGTCAGAGATGTTAGCTCCAAGGAAAAGGGTCAGGGTGGCTGTTTGATacagcaaaatacaatttgtaggGATGTAACCGTCTTCAGAGAGTATGTACAAGTACCAAAAGACATTAGTCGGTCAATTTGACACATTCAAGTACTTCTGATTTGCAGCTGAGGTTTTCCAAGACGGCTACAGGTCACCAGGTGAGCTAGAAAAACCAACAAAACTTATcaatttcaacttaaaaatTTATTGAATCCAATGACAAAAACAGTGACTTGATCACAGTCATCCGTTTTAAGCACGGACAGGGCAGATGTAAAGTCTGAACATGTTACATTACCGGTAACAAAAAGATGCAGAATTTTACGGAAGCAGAATTATCGCAAGATTGTTCTTACAGGCAGTTTACAAATTTAAGTCCAGATATTGCAAAATAAGGCATTGCAAAAATGTTATTAGAGTATGAACCTGTTCTAATATTCTTCGCCCTCTTCCTCACCCTCAACCTCAACGGAGTCAACACCGACCTCTTCGTAATCCTTCTCAAGAGCAGCCAAATCCTCACGGGCCTCGGAGAACTCTCCCTCTTCCATACCCTCTCCGACGTACCAGTGGACAAAGGCACGCTTGGCATACATCAGATCAAATTTATGGTCAAGACGAGCCCAGGCCTCGGCGATGGCGGTTGTGTTGCTCAACATGCAGACAGCACGCTGGACCTTGGCCAAGTCACCACCTGGGACGACAGTTGGTGGCTGGTAGTTGATTCCGaccttgaaaccagttggaCACCAGTCAACGAACTGGATGGTCCTCTTGGTCTTGATGGTGGCAATGGCAGCATTGACATCCTTAGGGACAACATCTCCACGGTACAACATGCAGCAAGACATGTATTTACCGTGACGTGGGTCACACTTCACCAGTTGGTTGGCTGGCTCAAAGCAGGCATTGGTGATCTCAGAAACTGAGAGCTGCTCATGGTAGGCCTTCTCCGCAGAGATGACTGGAGCATAGGTGGCCAGAGGGAAGTGGATACGTGGGTATGGCACCAAGTTGGTCTGGAACTCAGTCAAGTCAACATTGAGTGCACCATCAAATCGCAGGGAAGCGGTGATGGAGCTGACAATCTGACCAATGAGCCTGTTTAAGTTGGTATAGGTTGGTCGCTCGATGTCCAAGTTACGGCGGCAGATATCGTAGATGGCCTCGTTGTCGACCATGAAAGCACAATCGGAGTGCTCAAGGGTGGTATGAGTGGTCAGGATGGAGTTGTATGGCTCAACAACGGCTGTGGAGATCTGCGGAGCTGGGTAGATGGCAAACTCGAGCTTGGACTTCTTGCCGTAGTCGACAGAGAGACGCTCCATAAGTAGGGAAGAGAAACCAGATCCAGTACCACCACCAAAGGAGTGGAAGAGGAGGAATCCCTGGAGACCAGTGCACTGATCAGCTAGCTTACGAATTCTGTCAAGAACTAGATCAACAAGCTCCTTTCCAACGGTGTAGTGACCACGGGCGTAGTTGTTGGCGGCATCCTCCTTACCAGTGATGAGTTGTTCAGGGTGGAAGAGCTGACGGTAGGTTCCAGTTCGCACCTCATCTGAAAGGAGTAGAGCATCATTTTTACATTAACCTAAACCGCATAGGTTGGAGCAAAATATTGAAGTAGTCAAATGCATTTTAAGAGTGACTGCAAGAGACAGTACACACACTAGGGTTCTGGCCAGTCTATCAATGATGTTATCAATCATCACAACATCTTTCCCTTGCTCAAATACCTACCAACTACTGTGGGTTCCAAATCTACAAAGACAGCCCTGGGTACATGTTTGCCGGCACCAGTCTCACTGAAGAAGGTGTTGAAGGAGTCGTCACCGCCCCCTACTGTTTTGTCACTGGGCATCTGGCCATCAGGCTGGATCCCGTGCTCCAGGCAGTACAACTCCCAGCAGGCATTTCCAATCTGGACACCAGCCTGACCAATGTGGATTGAGATACATTCACGCTGAAAGTAAACATAGAAAGAGAAAGTTCAATATGAGACAACCATTCAGTTTATCTATATCGGTCAATCTCTGAATGATCTTTAAATTGAAGTCATCCTTCAGAATGAGCTAACTGTTTTGGGACGAGTTCCTCTCAGAGTTAAGATCCAATTACCGCCCGAAAAATGCATTTTCAGGCGATTTTCTGGcctttttattcatttttgtcAGTTACTTCCACTATGAGTTGACTTttgataacaagaggcccaaaccCCTAGTGCTCAGCTGATTTGTGGAGGGGCAAGGGGTAGACCACTATCCTTTTTAATCATTCATGACATAGATAGGGTTCACTAAGCAACAATTAGGCCAATTTTAGCATGGCACTGACTGACCGAGTGATTTAA encodes the following:
- the LOC135488236 gene encoding tubulin alpha-1A chain-like; the protein is MRECISIHIGQAGVQIGNACWELYCLEHGIQPDGQMPSDKTVGGGDDSFNTFFSETGAGKHVPRAVFVDLEPTVVDEVRTGTYRQLFHPEQLITGKEDAANNYARGHYTVGKELVDLVLDRIRKLADQCTGLQGFLLFHSFGGGTGSGFSSLLMERLSVDYGKKSKLEFAIYPAPQISTAVVEPYNSILTTHTTLEHSDCAFMVDNEAIYDICRRNLDIERPTYTNLNRLIGQIVSSITASLRFDGALNVDLTEFQTNLVPYPRIHFPLATYAPVISAEKAYHEQLSVSEITNACFEPANQLVKCDPRHGKYMSCCMLYRGDVVPKDVNAAIATIKTKRTIQFVDWCPTGFKVGINYQPPTVVPGGDLAKVQRAVCMLSNTTAIAEAWARLDHKFDLMYAKRAFVHWYVGEGMEEGEFSEAREDLAALEKDYEEVGVDSVEVEGEEEGEEY
- the LOC135487571 gene encoding EEF1A lysine methyltransferase 1-like isoform X2; the encoded protein is MDGDSDDDDRPQLSAHTLAALQEFMIEQAVQAEQEAAPEMAAMPQEDWQLSQFWYTEETALKLAEEAIAAAGEGGRIACISCPTLYKKLIDLAGERTWTAVILEYDKRFKKFGNEFLFYDYNDPLNLPKDFAHAFDIVVADPPFLNEECLEKTCRTIRYMAKEKILLCTGAIMEKKAAELLNARPISFKPQHSKQLNNPFLCFTNYETLKLK